The Mammaliicoccus sciuri genome window below encodes:
- a CDS encoding glycine--tRNA ligase translates to MAKDMDKVVTLAKHRGFVFPGSEIYGGLANTWDYGPLGVELKNNIKKAWWQKFVQQSPYNVGLDAAILMNPRTWEASGHLSNFNDPMIDNKDSKIRYRADKLIEDYMHNVEGDENFIADGMSFDEMKQLIDDKGITCPESGTANWTDIRQFNLMFKTFQGVTESSTNEIFLRPETAQGIFVNYKNVQRSMRKKLPFGIAQVGKSFRNEITPGNFIFRTREFEQMELEFFCKPGTEIEWQNYWKDFAAKWLKDLGIKEENTKLRDHDEDELSHYSNATTDIEYKFPFGWGELWGIASRTDYDLKQHSEFSGEDFKYHDQETNEKFIPYCIEPSLGADRVTLAFLCDAYEEENEGEKDQRTVLHFHPALAPYKAAILPLSKKLSPDAIKVYEKLSEKFAIDFDESQSIGKRYRRQDEIGTPYCITFDFDSLEDNQVTVRDRDTMEQVRMPIDEVENFLAEKIRF, encoded by the coding sequence ATGGCAAAAGATATGGATAAGGTAGTAACATTAGCAAAACATAGAGGGTTTGTATTCCCTGGTAGTGAAATTTATGGTGGTTTAGCAAACACTTGGGACTATGGTCCACTTGGTGTCGAACTAAAAAATAACATCAAAAAAGCATGGTGGCAAAAGTTTGTTCAACAATCTCCATACAACGTTGGACTAGATGCAGCTATTTTAATGAACCCAAGAACTTGGGAAGCTTCAGGTCACTTATCAAACTTTAACGATCCAATGATAGACAACAAAGATTCTAAAATTCGTTACAGAGCAGATAAGTTAATTGAAGATTACATGCATAATGTTGAAGGTGATGAGAACTTTATCGCTGACGGTATGAGCTTTGATGAAATGAAACAATTAATTGATGATAAAGGTATCACTTGTCCTGAAAGTGGCACAGCAAACTGGACAGACATTCGTCAATTCAACTTAATGTTCAAAACATTCCAAGGTGTTACTGAATCTTCAACTAACGAAATTTTCTTACGTCCTGAAACTGCACAAGGTATTTTCGTAAACTATAAAAACGTTCAACGTTCTATGCGTAAAAAATTACCATTCGGTATTGCGCAAGTTGGTAAATCATTCAGAAACGAAATTACACCTGGTAACTTCATCTTCAGAACAAGAGAATTCGAACAAATGGAACTTGAATTCTTCTGTAAACCTGGTACTGAAATTGAATGGCAAAATTACTGGAAAGACTTCGCTGCTAAATGGTTAAAAGATTTAGGTATTAAAGAAGAAAATACAAAATTACGTGACCATGACGAAGATGAATTAAGTCACTACTCTAATGCAACAACAGATATCGAATACAAATTCCCATTTGGTTGGGGAGAACTTTGGGGTATCGCTTCAAGAACAGATTACGACTTAAAACAACATAGTGAATTTAGTGGTGAAGACTTCAAATATCATGATCAAGAAACAAATGAAAAATTCATCCCTTACTGTATCGAACCATCATTAGGAGCTGACCGTGTAACATTAGCATTCTTATGTGATGCATACGAAGAAGAAAATGAAGGTGAGAAAGATCAACGTACAGTATTGCATTTCCACCCTGCTTTAGCACCATATAAAGCAGCAATCTTACCATTAAGCAAAAAACTTTCACCAGATGCTATTAAAGTATATGAAAAATTAAGTGAAAAATTTGCAATCGACTTTGATGAGTCACAATCAATCGGTAAACGTTACCGTAGACAAGATGAAATTGGTACACCATACTGTATCACATTTGACTTCGATTCATTAGAAGACAACCAAGTTACAGTACGTGATAGAGATACAATGGAACAAGTACGTATGCCAATTGATGAAGTTGAAAACTTCTTAGCTGAAAAAATTAGATTCTAA
- a CDS encoding helix-turn-helix transcriptional regulator: protein MRAIELNQRQEQIVQIVKNNGPITGEKIAERLNLTRATLRPDLAILTMAGYLDARPRVGYFYTGKSSTQLLSDSIKKMTVKESMAIPVVIEESISVYEAICKMFLEDVGTLFVINKEGNLIGVCSRKDLLRAAIGGQSLKDTPVSINMSRMPNITVCLEDDLLIYAAKLLIDKQIDAIPVVKKLKGDKMKVKGRITKTTITRAFVSLIEDE from the coding sequence GTGAGAGCAATCGAATTAAATCAAAGACAAGAACAAATTGTACAAATTGTTAAGAACAATGGACCCATTACAGGTGAAAAAATAGCTGAACGATTAAATTTAACAAGAGCAACTTTAAGACCAGATTTAGCAATTTTAACAATGGCAGGTTATCTCGATGCAAGACCTAGAGTAGGATATTTTTATACAGGGAAATCAAGTACACAATTGTTAAGTGATTCAATTAAAAAAATGACCGTAAAAGAATCGATGGCGATTCCAGTCGTAATAGAAGAAAGTATTTCTGTATATGAAGCAATATGTAAGATGTTTTTAGAAGATGTCGGCACATTATTTGTCATAAATAAAGAAGGCAATTTAATCGGCGTATGTTCAAGAAAAGATTTACTGAGAGCTGCAATAGGTGGTCAAAGTTTAAAAGATACACCGGTTAGTATTAATATGAGCAGAATGCCAAACATAACAGTATGTTTAGAAGATGATTTATTGATTTATGCAGCAAAATTATTAATTGATAAACAAATAGATGCAATACCTGTTGTCAAAAAACTTAAAGGCGACAAAATGAAAGTTAAAGGCAGAATTACAAAAACAACGATCACAAGAGCATTTGTTTCACTTATTGAAGATGAGTAG
- a CDS encoding pyruvate, water dikinase regulatory protein: MEEIRIIIASDSVGETAELVTKACTSQYKTEGNALDIVRLPYIENESNINEVVSLALEQKSIVVYTLVKPEMRLYLKEKLEENNIQNVDIMGPLMSILSNELNEAPLNEPGNIHKLDEDYFKKIEAIEFAVKYDDGRDPRGLPKADIVLIGVSRTSKTPLSQYLAHKRYKVMNVPLVPEVAPPEGLFEIDPKKCIALKINQKNLNAIRRARLIQLGLSDDANYAKDDRIEEELRYFEEIVEKICCPVLDVSDKAIEETANDIIKIITQQNR; this comes from the coding sequence ATGGAAGAGATAAGAATAATTATAGCATCCGATTCAGTAGGAGAAACGGCAGAGCTTGTTACGAAAGCATGTACGTCTCAATATAAGACAGAAGGAAATGCTTTAGATATTGTAAGATTACCGTATATAGAGAATGAAAGTAATATTAATGAAGTCGTATCATTAGCATTAGAACAAAAATCAATAGTCGTTTATACATTGGTTAAACCTGAAATGCGCTTATACTTAAAAGAAAAATTAGAAGAAAATAATATACAAAATGTAGACATTATGGGTCCATTGATGAGCATATTAAGTAATGAACTTAATGAAGCCCCACTTAATGAGCCAGGCAATATTCATAAATTAGATGAAGATTATTTCAAGAAAATAGAAGCAATTGAATTTGCGGTTAAATATGATGATGGTAGAGATCCACGAGGCTTACCAAAAGCTGATATTGTTCTTATAGGTGTATCTAGAACTTCAAAAACACCATTGTCGCAATACTTAGCACATAAACGATATAAAGTAATGAATGTACCATTAGTGCCTGAAGTTGCACCACCAGAAGGATTATTTGAAATAGATCCGAAGAAATGTATCGCTTTAAAAATTAATCAAAAAAACCTTAATGCGATTAGAAGAGCAAGATTAATTCAATTAGGTTTAAGTGATGATGCTAATTATGCGAAAGATGACAGAATCGAAGAAGAATTAAGATACTTCGAAGAAATTGTTGAAAAAATTTGTTGTCCTGTACTAGATGTTTCTGACAAGGCAATAGAAGAAACAGCAAATGATATTATTAAAATCATTACACAACAAAACCGTTAA
- the dnaG gene encoding DNA primase, whose product MRIEQDLINEIREKNDILDVVSEYVKLEKRGRNYIGLCPFHDEKTPSFSVSEDKQICHCFGCKKGGNVFQFIQEIKGISFVDAVRELGDKVDIHIEKQETAPTEGIVDDHIKMIEMHELMANNYHYILKHTEEGEAALNYLKSRGFTEELINDRKIGYAPNHSKFTHDFLEKNGYDAVLAYEAGLLSRNDETFDYFDRFRDRIIFPLLNFQGKTVGFSGRTYTDQSPKYLNSPETPIFQKRKMLYNIDRARKFIRQNDEVILLEGFMDVIKSFEADIKQVVATMGTALSREHVTVVKKLASNVTLLYDGDFAGKEAAINVGKDLLNEGLNVFVVNLPKTMDPDDYITEYGSDAFKSFVEGQKQSYVAFKAQQLYYANENNDLKHEQHIEELIHDINLIQSEFLRKKVLQQVADLYKVDVNSLKNRLPPNIVQNYTDYNNFVPEMKEKKLDKVGRAEQALLKHFMNHKQLFLEYHSRINQEDFTSLNNRVIFSRLNGYYKNNDVFNISDFSSYIEEHQIIETVMYLDSLLINDEPETEEIEDYIRIISPNEHKENSIEYLNQQLNKAMQAGDIALQRQYLEQIVQYNRNRM is encoded by the coding sequence ATGCGTATAGAACAAGATTTAATAAATGAAATACGTGAGAAGAATGACATATTAGATGTCGTAAGTGAATATGTGAAACTAGAAAAAAGAGGACGTAATTATATAGGATTATGTCCTTTCCATGATGAAAAGACACCGTCGTTTTCAGTATCTGAAGATAAACAAATTTGTCATTGCTTTGGTTGTAAGAAAGGCGGCAATGTTTTTCAATTTATTCAAGAAATTAAAGGAATATCTTTTGTCGATGCAGTAAGAGAACTTGGTGATAAAGTAGATATTCATATTGAAAAGCAAGAAACAGCACCAACTGAAGGTATTGTGGATGATCATATCAAAATGATTGAAATGCATGAATTAATGGCAAATAACTACCATTATATATTGAAGCATACTGAAGAAGGCGAAGCAGCTTTAAACTATTTGAAATCAAGAGGCTTTACGGAAGAATTGATTAATGATAGAAAAATTGGATATGCACCAAACCATTCGAAGTTCACGCATGACTTTTTAGAGAAAAATGGTTATGATGCTGTACTTGCATATGAAGCAGGTTTGTTAAGCCGAAATGATGAAACGTTTGATTACTTTGATCGATTCAGAGATAGAATCATATTTCCATTGTTGAATTTCCAAGGTAAGACAGTTGGTTTTTCTGGTCGAACGTATACTGATCAATCGCCGAAATATTTAAATAGTCCAGAAACACCTATATTCCAAAAAAGAAAAATGTTATACAACATTGATCGCGCAAGGAAATTTATACGACAAAATGATGAAGTCATTTTGTTAGAAGGATTTATGGATGTTATAAAGTCGTTTGAAGCGGATATTAAACAAGTTGTGGCAACAATGGGTACGGCATTATCTAGAGAACACGTTACGGTGGTCAAAAAACTGGCATCTAATGTAACTTTACTGTATGATGGAGATTTCGCAGGTAAAGAAGCTGCCATAAATGTTGGTAAAGACTTATTAAATGAAGGATTAAATGTCTTTGTTGTCAATTTACCAAAAACGATGGACCCTGATGATTATATTACAGAATACGGAAGTGATGCTTTCAAATCATTTGTTGAAGGGCAAAAACAATCCTATGTTGCATTTAAAGCGCAACAATTATATTATGCCAACGAAAATAATGATTTAAAACATGAACAACATATTGAAGAATTGATTCATGACATCAATCTGATTCAATCGGAATTTTTAAGAAAAAAAGTATTGCAACAAGTAGCAGATTTGTATAAAGTAGATGTTAACAGTCTAAAAAATCGACTTCCGCCTAATATTGTTCAAAATTATACCGATTATAATAATTTCGTTCCTGAGATGAAGGAAAAAAAACTTGATAAAGTCGGTAGAGCAGAGCAAGCGTTGTTAAAACATTTTATGAATCATAAACAGCTATTTTTAGAATATCATTCTAGGATTAATCAAGAAGACTTCACTTCATTGAATAATAGAGTGATTTTTTCACGTTTAAATGGGTATTATAAGAATAACGATGTTTTTAACATAAGTGATTTTTCAAGTTACATTGAAGAACATCAAATCATTGAAACAGTTATGTATCTAGATTCATTGCTAATCAATGATGAACCAGAGACAGAAGAAATCGAAGACTACATTAGGATTATCAGTCCTAACGAACACAAAGAAAATTCCATAGAATATTTGAATCAACAATTGAATAAAGCAATGCAAGCAGGCGATATCGCTCTGCAAAGGCAATATTTAGAACAAATTGTACAATATAATCGGAATAGAATGTAA